A segment of the Streptococcus dysgalactiae subsp. dysgalactiae genome:
GATGTTATGGGAGCTTTTGTGGCTTTTTACCTTTGGAAGGCTGTGTTTGATTCTTCCAAACAGTCCTTGATTAATGGTTTTACTCTGTCAGATATGACCTTTTATATTATCATGAGTTTTGTGACGGCTTTGTTAACGAAATCGGATAGCTCCTTTATGATTGGTGAGGAAGTGAAAGATGGGTCTATTATCATGCGGTTGCTTCGGCCAGTTCACTTTGCGGCTTCTTACCTTTTTATGGAGATAGGCTTTCGGTGGATTGTTCTCATCAGTGTTGGCTTTCCGTTTTTGGTTGTGATTTTCGGGATCAAACTAATGGCGGGAATGTCGTTCTGGCAACTTCTAGCTACTGTGTTTCTCTACCTGCTTAGTCTTTTATTGGCCTTCTTGATTAATTTTTATTTCAATATCTGTTTTGGCTTTTCTGCCTTTGTTTTCAAAAACCTTTGGGGTTCTAACTTATTAAAGAATGCCTTGGTTGCTTTTATGTCAGGCAGTCTGATTCCATTGGCCTTTTTTCCTAAGATGGTTGCTACCGTCCTTGGACTTCTCCCGTTCTCCTCTCTCGTTTACACCCCTGTCATGATTGTGATTGGGAAATATCGATTTGAGCAGATAGGGGTAGCCATAGGCTTGCAATTCTTTTGGTTGATGGTCATGATCCTCTTGTCCCACGTTATTTGGAAACAGGTTCAGGATCATTTAACGATTCAAGGAGGATAAGATGGCAAAATTGAGACGTATGCACGCTATTTTTATCAAACAATACCTCAAACAAATCATGGAATACAAGGTTGACTTTGTGGTTGGGGTGTTGGGTGTTTTTCTCACACAAGGCTTGAATTTACTCTTTTTGAAGGTGCTTTTTCAGCACATTCCCTCTTTAGACGGCTGGACCTTTCAGCAAATTGCGTTTATTTATGGCTTTTCTTTGATTCCTAAAGGGATTGATCATCTCTTTTTTGATAATCTTTGGGCTTTGGGACAACGTCTTGTACGTAAGGGGGAATTTGATAAATACCTAACGCGCCCAATTAGTCCTTTGTTTCATGTTTTAGTAGAGACCTTTCAAGTGGATGCCTTGGGAGAATTATTGGTTGGGATTATCTTATTAGTCACAACGATGGGAACCTTGACATGGAGCATTCCTAAAGTCCTTCTTTTCATACTAGTGATCCCATTTGCTACCTTGATTTACACTTCTTTAAAAATTGCGACCGCTAGTATTTCTTTTTGGACCAAGCAATCAGGAGCAGTCATTTATATTTTTTACATGTTCAATGACTTTTCCAAATACCCCATGTCCATTTACCATTCACTGTTGAGGTGGGTTATTAGTTTTGTGATTCCATTTGCTTTTACGGCCTATTACCCAGCCTCTTACTTTTTGACAGGTCAGCATCTGGCTTTTAATATTGGAGGCTTGGTAATTGTATCCTTGCTGGTCTTGGCCTTATCGCTTAAGCTTTGGAATTGGGGACTAGGTGTTTATGAAAGTGCTGGTTCCTAGAGAGACTCTTAAACAAATTGAAAATCGTTTAGGTCAGAATATGAAAACCTAGTTAATGAAGAAAGGCAGCTGTTGTAAAAACGACTGCCTTTTTTGTGATGGTTTACCAAGCGTAGGCATTGGTTGGAGCTTGTAAGTAGTCTAGCCACTGTCTATCTTTAAGACGGCAAAGGGTAACAGAGATGCCAGTCATGTCAAGGCTAGTCATGAATTTTCCATTTTTGATAAAAGGAAGATGAAGCCCTTCAAGATCTAAAAGTTGATGGATATCGTTCAGAAAAATGCCTTGTTCCAAGTCGGTTGCTGTTCCTAAATTATTGACTAGAAGAATAAAATGTTCGTCCTCTTGCCAATGGAATTTAATTTGAAGCTTATTAACAATTTCTACAGCCAGATGCTCTGATGACATAAATGGGACCGTACGATAGCCTTCTTCACCATGAATGCCAATCCCATATGAAATCTGATGATCAGGCAAGTCAAAAAGAGGTAGTGCCGCATTGGGTAGGCTAGCAGATTTGGTTGCAAATCCGATGGTAGCAATCTCTGTGGCAAGGTCAAAAGCTAGGTGTTCAAGGTCATCCAAACTTGCCCCTCTTTGTGCAGCTGCTCCTAAGATTTTGTGAAGCAATATGGTTCCAGCGAGTCCCCGGTGACGCATTTGGAATTGCTTTTTAGGTTCAACCGAGATATCGTCGTGGGAAATAATATATTTGATGTTACGACCTTCTTGTCGTGCTAGATGAATGGCTTGGCTAAATTCACGAATGTCGGCTTCAAAGTTTTTGATAATCACAAAGACCCCCTTACCTTTATCTAGAAATCGCAGGGCTTCTAAGATATCTGTGGCAGTTGGGGGAGTAAAAATATCGCCATAGATAGCAGCTGACAGCATACCATCACCAACGAAGCCGGAATGAGCAGGTTCGTGTCCGGATCCTCCTCCGGATAAAATTGGAATGAGTTGATCATCGAGATGCCTATTATAAATAATAGGCAAATCCTGTAATTGGGCTAGGTGGGGATGGGCTGCTAATACACTTGCTATATATTGGGAAATAAGCGTTTGTGTTTGATTTAATATGGTTACCATAACGTTTTCCTCGTTTAATGAATGCTGGTTAAGATAAGCTGCTTGAGATAGGTAAGACAAGGTTTAGGCTCACTCTGACTAACATAACCTTTAATCATATCTGCTAATGCCCTAGCGTGATAATGGATTAAAAAAGCAAGGTAATCAGAATCATCAGATTGGCTCATTTCTTGACTTTGGTATTCAGAAATGATTTTAGCCATTAAGACCTGACAGTAGTCTACAAAGTAGCTGTAAAAATCATTTTGCCCTTTGATATCAAATAGTTGGGCATAAAATGTCTTGTTGCGTTCAAAATAAAAGAGCAACTCTTCTAACAGTTGAAAGCCACTGATGTAATTGAGATTGTGTGTGACCTGTTCCTGAAGTTCAGTCTCAAAAATCCAGTCTAACAGTTCATACTTATCTAGAAAATGATTGTAGAAGGTTTGGCGCCTGATTTGGGCCTGATCCATAATATCAACGACAGAAATTTTATCAAAGCTTTTCACTGCTAGTTGCTTTTTGAAAGCCTTGGCAATTTTTTTCTTAGTGATGAGAGAAGTTGCCATAAGTAATCCTTTAATATGAAATATCTTCTGCCATTATACCTTATCAAAGGCATTTTAGAAAGAAAAGGGACAAATCCTTAGATTTGTCCCTTACGTTTTGGGAGGAGCTATTTTATAATGAAAGCGTAAACAAAAAATTGGAGGAAGATCCATGAAAAAAATTATGAATGATGCCACTCAGATTGTGGACGATATGTTGCAAGGTTTAGCTTATATGCATGATGACTTAGTGGAACGCCTAGATGGTTATGATGTGATTGTTCGTAAAGCAGAGAAGACGGGAAAAGTAGCCCTTATTTCAGGTGGTGGTTCTGGACATGAGCCATCTCATGCTGGTTTTGTTGGTGAAGGCATGTTGTCAGCAGCAATCTGTGGTGCAGTCTTTACTTCCCCAACTCCAGATCAAATTTTAGAAGCTATCAAAGCAGCTGATGAAGGGGCTGGTGTCTTTATGGTCATCAAAAATTATTCAGGTGACATTATGAACTTTGAAATGGCCCAAGAATTAGCAGAAATGGAAGGCATTGATGTTGCCAGTGTTGTTGTTGATGATGATATTGCGGTTGAGAATAGCCTCTACACTCAAGGTCGTCGTGGCGTTGCGGGAACCATTCTTGTTCACAAGATTTTGGGACATGCTGCGCGTGAGGGCAAATCATTAGCGGATATTAAAGCTCTTGCTGATGAATTGGTCCCAAATATTAAAACTATTGGTCTAGCTCTTTCTGGAGCAACTGTTCCCGAAGTTGGCAAACCTGGTTTTGTGCTTGAAGATGATGAGTTTGAATACGGTGTTGGTATTCATGGTGAACCAGGCTACAAAAAAGAAAAATTACAATCATCATCAGTATTAGCTCAAGAGTTGGTAACTAAATTGGCAGATAGCTTTGACATGAGCGCAGGACAACATTATGGCATCTTGGTCAATGGTTTGGGAGCTACGCCATTAATGGAACAATACGTTTTTGCGAATGATGTGGCAAAACTCTTGGCAGAAAAAGATGTCACAGTCAGCTTCAAGAAAATTGGTGACTACATGACGTCTATTGATATGGCTGGTTTGTCTTTGAGCTTGATCAAACTTGACAAGGATGAATGGACAGAAGCTCTTCAATCAGATGTTATCACACCAGCTTGGTAAGGAGGAAATCATGCAAGCACAAGATGCAATCAAATGGATGACCTTATTTAATGATAAAATTCAAGTGAATAAGGATTATTTAAGTCAATTGGATACGCCTATCGGAGATGGTGACCACGGTGGCAATATGGCGCGCGGGATGTCTGCTGTCATGGAAAATCTTGACGGTAAAGAATTTGCGAGCGCAGCGGATGTCTTTAAGGTCGTTGCTATGCAGTTGCTAGGCAAAGTTGGTGGAGCTTCAGGCCCGTTGTATGGTTCTGCCTTTATGGGGCTTTCAAAAGCTAGTGAAGATAGCAGTTTGGCAGATGCTTTGCAGGCTGGATTGGACATGATTCAAAAACGTGGTAAGGCAGAAAAAGGTGAGAAAACCATGGTGGATGTTTGGATTCCTGTGATTGAAGCCTTGAAAAATGACGGGTTAACCAAGGATGTGGTTGAAGAGGCTGTTTTAGCTACCAAAGACATCCAGGCAACTAAAGGACGCGCTTCTTATGTAGGAGAACGCTCAGTCGGTCATATTGATCCAGGTTCCTTCTCATCAGGACTCTTATTTGAAGCGATGTTGGAAGCAGAGGTGGTTTAATGTCAGATTTGGGAATTATTATTGTATCGCATTCTAAAAATATTGCTCAAGGAGTTGTCGACCTGATTTCAGAGGTGGCGACAGATGTTGCCATCACCTATGTCGGTGGTACAGAAGATGGTGGTATTGGCACCAGTTTTGACCAAGTACAGGCTATCGTTGACGCCAATCCTAAGGATGACTTATTGGCTTTCTTTGATCTTGGATCTGCCCGCATGAATATCGAAATGGTTTCAGATTTTTCTGACAAGACCATTACCTTGAATGTGGTTCCCATTGTCGAAGGGGCTTACACAGCAGCAGCTCTTATTCAGGCTGGCGCGGACAAGGATGCTATTTTAAGTCAGTTAGAAGAATTAACTATCAATAAATAAATAGCAAGGAGATTATCATGAATTTTATCGGTGAACTGTTAGGAACGTTTATTTTGGTTTTATTAGGAGACGGTGTGGTTTCTGCTTGTATCTTGAATAAAACCAAAGCTCAAAATAGTGGCTGGATTGCTATTGTTTTGGGCTGGGGAATTGCTGTAACCGTTGCGGTTTATATTAGTGGTTTCATGAGTGGTGCCCACTTAAACCCAGCCGTGACACTCGCTATGGCAGCCATTGGCTCATTGCCATGGTCTCAGGTAGTGACTTATCTTGTGGCTCAATTTCTTGGAGCAATGCTTGGAGCCTTAGTTCTCTACTTGCATTACTACCCACATTGGAAGGAAACCAAAGATGCTGGTACGATTTTAGCTTGTTTCTCAACTGGGCCAGCTATCCGCCACACTTGGTCAAACCTTTTTGGCGAAGCTTTAGGAACAGCTGTTTTAGTGATTACGGTAATGGCCATTGATCCTAATAAAGTAGCTGCTGGTTTTGGTCCGATTATTGTTGGTTTTGTGGTTATGGCAGTTGGTTTTTCACTTGGAGCAACGACAGGTTATGCCATCAACCCAGCGCGTGACCTTGGGCCACGTATCATGCATGCCTTACTTCCAATCCCAAATAAAGGAGATTCTGACTGGTCATACGCTTGGATTCCAGTTTTAGGTCCAATCCTTGGTGGGGTCGCAGGTGCCTTGATTTATCAAGTGATTTTAAATATGATGTAATGAACTGAAAAAGTTGGGTCTAGGACTCAACTTTTTTTGGTGGCTAAGAAGTGTTCTTTTACAGGTTTTCCCTTTTCTTGGACCGGAGCTTTCAGTATAATAAAGTTAACGTGATTTAAAAATGAGGGTGACAATGAGAAGATTACTAACCACCATGATTAAGTGCAACCAAGATTTACCAAAGAACAGCCTGGTGGTTGACATGACCTTAGAAAAAGCTGCGCAATTATATGAAAATCAAGTGCTCACGGATACCCAACGTTTCCGGAAAATAAGGTTTAGTGAATCAGGGCTGACGCTTGAGGTCCGATTCTTGAAGAAGCAGCCAGTTCAGTGGCTATCAGAATCCACCAATAGTAATCAATTAGAAGAAAAGGCTAGTAAGTTTTTAGCAAAAGATGATCAGGCAATAAAAATCAGTCAAGCCGCTCTTGCTCAATTTCTAGAGGATACCGGGGATCAAAATCCTATTCACCGAAAAGCGCCTTATATTTTACCTGGAGCATTCTTACTCGAGCAGGTGAGTGATAGGCTAGCTATCGATTATCGTCGATTACATTTGCGCTTTTATGCGCCAGCGGTTTTAGATAGCCCTATCCAATTGATGGTGAAAGGAAGAGCCATTGGCCTGTTTCAGGCTGGTAAATTAGTAGCTAAAGGAGATTATGACCATGACGGATATTTATATTGCTGCAGGCCTTAGAACCCCTATCGGTTTAGTAGGGAAACAATTTGCTAAAGAACAACCAGAAATCCTTGGAGCAAAGCTCATCAATGCTTTACAAAATAAGTATCCAGCTTCTATTGACCAAGTGATTTGTGGCAATGCCGTCGGAACGGGTGGTAATATTGGGCGCTTGATGACCCTGTATTCTCATTTAGGAGAATCTGTCCCTGCTTTGACGGTTGATATGCAATGTGCTTCGGCTGGTGCAGCTCTTTCCGTGGGTTATGCTAAAATCAAGGCAGGTATGGCAAGTAACCTTTTAGTGGGAGGGATTGAAAGCAGCTCCTTACAACCTGAATCGGTATATGCTTCAGATGATTGGCGCCAGGGAGCCTACAAAGTTGCACAGTTTTCTCCAGATAGCAACAGTCCATTTGCGATGATTGAGGGGGCAGAACGAGTAGCAGCTGATTATGGCTTTACTAAGAAGTATTTGAATCACTGGACATTGAGGAGTCATCAAAAGGCTAGTCGTTGCCAGGAGCAAGCCCTGTTAGTTGACCTTATATTAGACCTGCCAGGGGCCAGTGATCAAGGCATTCGACCGCACTTGTCAAGTAAGGTGTTGTCAAAGGTGCCCCCTATCTTAGGAGAGGGTCACGTGATTAGTGCAGCGAACGCCTGCCTCACCCATGATGCTGCTGCCTTTTTACAGCTAAGTAGTCAGCCTTCAGCTTTTAAACTTATCGATGTGGTAGAAGTAGCAGGAGACCCACAGCGTAGCCCTTTAATGGTGGTTACAGCTAGTCAAGTCCTTTTGGCAAAGCATGGTCTAGGGATGGCAGATATGACATCTATTGAATGGAATGAAGCCTTTGCCGTTATTGATGGTTTATTTGAAACCCATTATCCAGATTTATTGGACCGCTATAATATATTTGGAGGAGCTCTGGCCTACGGGCATCCTTTTGGAGCTTCGGCAGCTATTATTCTCTTACATTTAATGAAGGCTTTAGAAATTAAGCAAGGGCGGTATGGTTTGGCAGCTATTCCAGCAGCGGGAGGGCAGGGAGTTGCCTTCTTGGTAGAATACAATCAGGAGTGGTGCAATGCTAACTAGACTGAATCAGTGGGCGAAGGAATGTCCTGATAAGAGAGCTGTTGTGACGGATCAACAAACCTTGACCTATTATGAATTATGGCAAGCTATTGTAACTGATAAAAAGGTGCCGCCAGAAGAGTGTCCACAGGTTATTCACGAGCAACATTACCTCAAGCAGTTGATTGCCTTTTTACAAGGGTTACGGCAAAATAGTCACCCTCTTATTACCCATCCCAATATGCCTGATGGCTACCAACAGCAGATTAGGCAGGATAATCAAAAGCCACCGACACAGGCTGACTTTGCAGTCTTGAGTTCGGGTTCTACAGGTCAAGCTAAATTATTTTGGCGGTCATTGTCTTCGTGGACTGAGATGTTTGACTATCAAAATCAGGTTTTTGGCCTGAATGCAGATACAAGTCTTTTTTTACATGGGAGTTTTAGTTTTACTGGTAATTTAAATTTGGCCTTGGCACAACTTTGGGCAGGTGGTTGTATTGTTTGGACACAAAAACTATCTTTTAAGACCTGGCTTATGTTATGGCAAGAAGAGCAAGTTAGTCATCTTTATCTGTTGCCGACTTATCTCAATCGTATATTGCCCTATCTCACTAAGGTCAATATGACAGCTACCCACCTCTTAACCTCTTCGCAACTGATGTCACCTGACTTACTCCAGCGTTATTATCAGACATTTCCTCAGCTCGAAGTTGTTATCTTCTATGGAGCTAGTGAATTGTCGTTCATCACTTGGTGTAATGGCAAAGACGCTTTAGAGACAGCAGGTTTGGTGGGGGATCCTTTTCCAGGTGTCAACATCAGTCTTGTGGATAAACAAATTTTTGTGGAAACCCCTTATGCCATTGAAGGCATTAAACAGCCCTATAGTGTGTCAGATTTTGGTGACATGTGCTCCGCTGGTTTAATATTGAAAGGACGACGAGATGACTGGGTCAACCAACAAGGTGTCAAATGCCATCTTCCTAGCCTTGTGGAATTGGTTGCACAAGCTTCAGGTGTAAAGGAAGCCACCGCGCTCAAAGTGGGGAGCGGTTTAAACCAAGCTGTCCTTCTGGTCTTAGTCTTGACTGAGAATCAGAAGTTGGCAGCGATCAAAGACTTTTTAGTCTCTCACCTTAGCCCTTGGGAATTGCCTAAATATTATCTTCTTGTAGACCAGCTTCCGCTTAACGATAGCGGTAAAATTGATCGAGCAGCTCTGCTGGCTTTATTACCATCTAAAGGGACATAGGTTTGGCAGTTGCAGTTTACTTTTAGAGGTTATCAACTGACCCGAAATGTTGAATATGGTATAATAAGGTCCAACAATGAAGGGGGAAAAGGCAATGACACAGGCTATTCTAGGTCGTTACCAAGCTTTGAAAGAGTATCAAAGAGCTGGTTTATCGAACCAATCCTTTCGAGCGTTAGCGGAAGAAGCAGTCATTGATAGTCGTCTTGGGTCCCCTAGTTTCTGGATGATTTGGCCAATTGAAAAAAAGGCGAAAACAATCAAAGCATTACTGACATTTTTACTTGATTTGGTAGAAATGCCTGTCGAGTTAAGCGGTCAGCTAGAGGATACCAAGGCCTTGCTCGCTCACTTTTCTCCTGACTTATCACCAGACCATCCTTTTTGGAAAGAGATTGCTAGCTTAGTTGACCAAGCTTTTCCGGCTAGAACTTTAGGAGAAATGGGTGACTTGGAAAGACGTTTGCATCAATTTCGCTATGTGATTTCCAGCCAGCAGGCTCAATATATTCGGAACCATTACAAACAAGAAGAAATGACCGACGGCCAGGCTTTGGCTATGTTTCTGAGAGCTAAAAAAGGACCTGCTTTATGGCGGCGTTCCCCTGATTATACTTTGCTGGATTCAGCTAGACTACATAACAAACTAAAAATTGAGGGAGAAAAAGTCATTTTTCCCGACCACGAGCTTTCTTATAACATTAAAGTTTTGCTTTGGTTTCATACCGAATTCATCCTTGACAATAAGGGATTTTTCCTGAATGAAATCGATGGAGAGGTGGTGACCGAAAAAGGAATTGTGAATGGTGCTTCCTTTAACTATGGTACAGATGGTCCTAGGCATTGGGATTTGGATGTTGATCCCATACGGCGTCATGATCCCAATTTTAGACGTGAGGTGACTAGAGGTTTCCAATCCCCGTCGCGAGTTTTTCGCAAATGGTTTAAGCAAAATAGAAATGATTTTGCCTTTTCTTACTTTAATGCTAAGGGACTTTATAGTTCAGACCATAAGAGTAGCTTTTCTATGGTCAAACAAGAGGCCAAAAAGTTTAAACGACTTATCAAGCATGGAATCTCCAAGAAATAATGGCGATAAAAAAGAAGAATTTTATGGCACTGAATCCCTAAAATGAGACAAAAGAAAAACACTCCTGTTGAAATCTAGTAAACTAGAAACAGGAGTGTTTTATTATGGTTAAAAAAGCATATTCATGGGAAACTAAGCTGGCTTTGTCGGACACGCACCAAGAAAGTTCCCAATTTGGGTAAAGCTTATGATTTAACAGATAACAAATTGAGTCGGGATTTCCATTCCGATAAGCCTATGGAAAAGCTTGTAACAGATATTACCTACCTATATTATTTCGGTAACTGTAAATTGTATCTCTCATCAATTATGGATCTCTATAACCGAGAAATGATAGCTTACACTATCTCAGAGTGTCAGGACACGGATTTTTTACTAGACACCCTTAATCAGTTAAAATTGCCTAAAGGAGCACTCTTACACAGTGACCAAGGCTCAGTGTATACTTCTATGGCTTACTACCAGGCTTGCACGGAAAAAGGCATTATCTGCTCAATGTCTCGAAAAGGAACACCTGCAGATAATGCCTGTATTGAATGATTTCACTCCGTCCTAAAGACTGAAACCTTTTATCTCCATAATAGGAGAAAATACAACAAAGATAGTATAACAAATATTGTTAAAAATGACATTACATTTTATAATGAAACTAGACTTCAACAGAGATTAAACGACCAGTTTTCTGTACAGTACAGAAAACTGGTCGCCTAAAAGTGTTTTTCTTACGTCCCACTATTAGGGTGCAGTGTCGTAGCCCTCTTCTTTTTTTGTATTTAGTTAGCTTGAGCCCATTTTTTAGCCAGCGTTCTAGAGAACTGGGAAATGGACATATTAATTAGAAAATAAAGCCCGGCTACTATGCCGTAGAGAAGAAAAACGTCCCTTGGTTCAAAATAGCGGCCCATTAAAATTTGACTATTTCCAAAGAGCTCTTGAATAGCAAGAACAGAGTAGAGTAAGGAAGTGTCTTTAATAACAGTGACAAACTGAGAAATAATCGCTGGGAGCATTTTCCGGAAAGCTTGGGGAAAAATAATTAAGCGGAACACCTGAAAATGGGTAAATCCTTGAGATAAACCAGCTTCCGTCTGCCCATGATTAACGGCATTTAACCCACCTCGAATGATTTCTGCTAGGGCAGCAGACGTAAAGACTGTAAAGGCAGTGATTCCCGCAGTGATGGATTCCATTTTAAACACTAAAAAAATGATAAAAATCCACAACAAATTGGGCACATTTCTGACAAATTCAATATAAATGCTAGCAATCATACCAAGTGGCTTGGAGTGGCTATTACGCATCACCGCTAGAAGTGTTCCAAACAAGGTTGATAAGATAATAACGGCTAGAGAAATAAAGAGAGTTAGGCCCAACCCTTCTAGTAAAAAAAGGAGATTGGAGTAAGTTAATAAGGGTGACATACATGGTCTCCTTTCTAAAGAGAATAGGTTTCTTTGTTACGCTCTTCTTGTCGACGTCCAAAGATGGCGATAGGAAAGCAGAGAATAAAGTATAAAAAAGCAGCTCCTGCAAAAGCGGGCACATAATAAGTAGTGTCATAAGCCCATACTTTAGCAGTAAACATAAGGTCTGCTCCTGAGATAATAGCAACGATAGAAGTGTTTTTGATGAGGTTAACCACTTGATTTGTTAAAGGTGGTAAAATGGTTCTCACCGCCTGAGGGATGATAATCAGAGACATGGTTTGCAAACGCGTAAATCCTTGAGATAAGGCCGCTTCGGTTTGTCCTTTAGGAACAGCTTCGATACCAGAGCGGATGACTTCTGCAATGTAAGCTGCGTGATAAAGGCCTACACAACAGACGGTAGTCATAAAAGCAGATGGCATGATAAAGCCTTTAGACATGATAGCAAGACCATAATACATAAAGACGACTTGAACCAATAAGGGTGTGTTTTGATAAAACTCGACATACATTCTTGAGACGATACGGCTTCCTTTTTGCTTAGCAGTGGAAAGACCACCTATTATCACACCGAGCACCATGGCTAACAAAAGCGCTGCTAAAGAAACGCCTAGTGTATAAAGGAATGCCTTGAGAAATAGTGGAAAGTGGTTAAAAAAAGCCGTCCACTGAGGTAAGGCAACTAAATTCGTAGTTGTTAATAAAGTCATAGCTTCTCCTTTCTTATGGTTTTCTTGTGGCAGGTATCAACCCATACTTACGATAAATCTTAGCAAGGCTTCCATCTTTTTGCCATTGCTCAAGCAATTTATTGATATGGGTAATCAAGGCTTTGTTTGATTTTGTCGTAGCAACTCCGTAGGCTTGTTGATTAAACCCTTCGGTTAAGATAGTTGTTTTTTGATTGGTGTAACCTGATAAAATGGATTTATCAACACTAAAACTAGCAATGCGATTGGCGTACAGTGAGATGGCGAGTTCAGGGTAAGAGCCCAGCTGGACAAATGAAAAGGATAGGTCGTGAGCTTTACCATATTCTTCAATAGCATTTTTGGTGGTTGATCCTTGGGCCACTCCAATTGTTTTTTGATTGAGCTCCTTAATGGATGTGATTGCATCGGATTTTTTGACTAAAAAACCAATTTCATCTAAATAATAGGGATTAGAGAAGGCATATTGCTTTTGGCGTTCAGGTGTAATAGTATAAGTGGCAATAATCATATCTAACTGTTGATTATCTAGTAAGGCTTCTCGAGTTTGAGCAGTTACAGCAGTAAACTGAGGTTTAACGTCCAAAGCTTTAGCAATTTTTTTGGCGATATCAATCTCCATTCCTTCAAACTGACGGTGCTTAGGATGATAATACCCAAAATTAGGGACGTCTTGTTTGACACCGATACGGAGTTGACCTTTCTTAGTAATTTGTTTTAAGACGTTAGGGGTTGTCAACTCGCTTGCTTGGCTTAAATTAGGGCAAGTCAGTGTCAGCAAAAAACAGAGAACTAACAGAGAATACTTTTTCATTAGCAAGCTCCTTTACCGTGTTTTTTCTGTTTTGTGGTGACTACGGAATCACTTGTATGGTTAATCATTTTGCTCAAAAATTGTTGGGCACGAGGTTCCTT
Coding sequences within it:
- a CDS encoding acetyl-CoA C-acyltransferase, translating into MTDIYIAAGLRTPIGLVGKQFAKEQPEILGAKLINALQNKYPASIDQVICGNAVGTGGNIGRLMTLYSHLGESVPALTVDMQCASAGAALSVGYAKIKAGMASNLLVGGIESSSLQPESVYASDDWRQGAYKVAQFSPDSNSPFAMIEGAERVAADYGFTKKYLNHWTLRSHQKASRCQEQALLVDLILDLPGASDQGIRPHLSSKVLSKVPPILGEGHVISAANACLTHDAAAFLQLSSQPSAFKLIDVVEVAGDPQRSPLMVVTASQVLLAKHGLGMADMTSIEWNEAFAVIDGLFETHYPDLLDRYNIFGGALAYGHPFGASAAIILLHLMKALEIKQGRYGLAAIPAAGGQGVAFLVEYNQEWCNAN
- a CDS encoding AMP-binding protein, with the protein product MLTRLNQWAKECPDKRAVVTDQQTLTYYELWQAIVTDKKVPPEECPQVIHEQHYLKQLIAFLQGLRQNSHPLITHPNMPDGYQQQIRQDNQKPPTQADFAVLSSGSTGQAKLFWRSLSSWTEMFDYQNQVFGLNADTSLFLHGSFSFTGNLNLALAQLWAGGCIVWTQKLSFKTWLMLWQEEQVSHLYLLPTYLNRILPYLTKVNMTATHLLTSSQLMSPDLLQRYYQTFPQLEVVIFYGASELSFITWCNGKDALETAGLVGDPFPGVNISLVDKQIFVETPYAIEGIKQPYSVSDFGDMCSAGLILKGRRDDWVNQQGVKCHLPSLVELVAQASGVKEATALKVGSGLNQAVLLVLVLTENQKLAAIKDFLVSHLSPWELPKYYLLVDQLPLNDSGKIDRAALLALLPSKGT
- a CDS encoding DUF3114 domain-containing protein; the encoded protein is MTQAILGRYQALKEYQRAGLSNQSFRALAEEAVIDSRLGSPSFWMIWPIEKKAKTIKALLTFLLDLVEMPVELSGQLEDTKALLAHFSPDLSPDHPFWKEIASLVDQAFPARTLGEMGDLERRLHQFRYVISSQQAQYIRNHYKQEEMTDGQALAMFLRAKKGPALWRRSPDYTLLDSARLHNKLKIEGEKVIFPDHELSYNIKVLLWFHTEFILDNKGFFLNEIDGEVVTEKGIVNGASFNYGTDGPRHWDLDVDPIRRHDPNFRREVTRGFQSPSRVFRKWFKQNRNDFAFSYFNAKGLYSSDHKSSFSMVKQEAKKFKRLIKHGISKK
- a CDS encoding IS3 family transposase yields the protein MGKAYDLTDNKLSRDFHSDKPMEKLVTDITYLYYFGNCKLYLSSIMDLYNREMIAYTISECQDTDFLLDTLNQLKLPKGALLHSDQGSVYTSMAYYQACTEKGIICSMSRKGTPADNACIE
- a CDS encoding amino acid ABC transporter permease, which gives rise to MSPLLTYSNLLFLLEGLGLTLFISLAVIILSTLFGTLLAVMRNSHSKPLGMIASIYIEFVRNVPNLLWIFIIFLVFKMESITAGITAFTVFTSAALAEIIRGGLNAVNHGQTEAGLSQGFTHFQVFRLIIFPQAFRKMLPAIISQFVTVIKDTSLLYSVLAIQELFGNSQILMGRYFEPRDVFLLYGIVAGLYFLINMSISQFSRTLAKKWAQAN
- a CDS encoding amino acid ABC transporter permease — protein: MTLLTTTNLVALPQWTAFFNHFPLFLKAFLYTLGVSLAALLLAMVLGVIIGGLSTAKQKGSRIVSRMYVEFYQNTPLLVQVVFMYYGLAIMSKGFIMPSAFMTTVCCVGLYHAAYIAEVIRSGIEAVPKGQTEAALSQGFTRLQTMSLIIIPQAVRTILPPLTNQVVNLIKNTSIVAIISGADLMFTAKVWAYDTTYYVPAFAGAAFLYFILCFPIAIFGRRQEERNKETYSL
- a CDS encoding transporter substrate-binding domain-containing protein → MKKYSLLVLCFLLTLTCPNLSQASELTTPNVLKQITKKGQLRIGVKQDVPNFGYYHPKHRQFEGMEIDIAKKIAKALDVKPQFTAVTAQTREALLDNQQLDMIIATYTITPERQKQYAFSNPYYLDEIGFLVKKSDAITSIKELNQKTIGVAQGSTTKNAIEEYGKAHDLSFSFVQLGSYPELAISLYANRIASFSVDKSILSGYTNQKTTILTEGFNQQAYGVATTKSNKALITHINKLLEQWQKDGSLAKIYRKYGLIPATRKP